The DNA sequence atgggcactatgagttccttgtgatgccgtttgggttgaccaacgcccctgcagcattcatggacctcatgaacagagtattcagtcagtatctggatcacttcgttattgtcttcatagatgatatcctagtgtattccagaaatgcagaagagcatgcccatcacctgaggacagttttgcagaccttgagagagcatggcttgtatgccaagttctccaagtgtgagttttggcttaggagcatttcattcttggggcacattgtgtcagaacagggtattgaagtagaccccaagaaggtagaggctgtagctaactggcctagacccaccacagtgaccgagatcaaaagttttctgggtttagcaggttactacaggaggttcgttcaggacttctcaaagattgctgctcctatgaccaaattgacaaagaagaatcagaagtttatatggaccgatcagtgtgaggaaagctttgaggagcttaagaggaggttgacttcagcaccggtgttagctctgccaaaaagtgatgatgacttctcagtatattgtgatgcatcccgtgtgggactgggttgtgtgctgatgcaaaatgagagggtgatcgcttatgcttctagacagctgaagaagcatgagctgaattaccccacacatgacctagagatggcagcagtgatctttgcactcaagatgtggaggcattacctttatggagtaaagtgtgagatcttcacagatcataagagcctgcagtacatcttgagtcagagagaactgaacatgaggcagaggagatgggtagagctgttgagtgactatgattgtaagattcagtaccatccgggtaaggcgaatgttgtggcagacgccctaagccggaaatcactcggcagtctatcccacatttcagcagagaggaggccggtggtgaaggagttccacagacttatgagtgagggattacagttggagttgtctggcacaggtgccttagtggctcagatgagagtgacacccgtgtttctggagcaggtagctcagaaacagcatgaggacccagagttggtcaggatagccagaacggttcagtcaggccagagtaatgagttcaagtttgatgataaggggatcctccgctacgggaacagattatgtgtgccagatgacattggtctgaagggagatattatgggggaagcccataataccaggtatagtgttcaccctggagccaccaagatgtatcaggatctgaagagagtgtattggtggccagctatgaagaaggacgtggcactgttcgtgtcagcctgcgatgtgtgtcagagggtgaaactagagcatcagaagccggctggaatgttgaacccgctacctattccagagtggaaatgggagaatatagctatggacttcgtagtggggttaccggcgacgtccaacagattggactccatatgggtgattgtggacagactcaccaaatctgctcacttcatccctgtcaggagtggttactctgtggacaagttggcgcaggtgtacgtagatgagattgtcagactgcatggggtcccggtatctatagtgtcagatagagggccccagttcacctccaggttttggcggagtctgcagaacgctatgggtaccagattagacttcagtactgccttccacccacagacggacggacagtcagagaggaccatccagacaatagaggatatgctcagaatgtgtgtgctagattttggcggttcttggaggcagcatctacctttggtggagtttgcctacaataacagctatcatgctagcatagggatggctccatatgaagctttgtatgggaggaagtgcagatcacctatctgctgggaggaagtaggagagaggactcttgcgggtccggagttagtagagcttaccagtagggtggtacccataatcagagagaggatcaagactgctgctagtcggcagaagagttatgcagatatccgtagaagacagctagagtttcaggagggggatttggttttgctcaaggtgtctcctatgaaaggagtggttcggttcgggaagaagggtaagttagctccacggtacatcggtcctttcgaggtgcttcagagggtcggtaatgtgtcgtacaagctagacttgcctgcttctatggagagaatccatccggttttccatgtttccatgttgaggaagtacgtgtcggatcctggaaaggttcttagtgagcctgatatggagatccatgaggatctcacctatgtagaacagccagtgcggatcctagacactcagatcagaaagttgaggaacaaggaaatcccgatggtaaaggtcctttggaaccaccacaacttagaggaatgcacatgggagacacgggagtccatgctccagcaatacccccatctgttctgaggtgagtgttagttgttctatgtgttgcatgtatgatatattgtatgctatgttgtatgttatgattgatgccatgctttgtatgttagttgaggaacattcggggacgaatgttcttaagggggggagaatgtaatacccggctagactccggtatcggaatccctaccgtctggtgggacctcggatgtcggaaacctctagaagggtaaaaccatgattttatgaaatgttttcatgtatttcatgtttttaagtaagaattaaatgagtttttgcatgaaaaatctttggaggaaaacccaggttcggccgccgaactttgaggttcagccgccgaacatgcatgctttcggagggactttaggcgcccgaaagttttgagtgagggaagtcaaggttcggccgccgaacctcatgttcggccgccgaaccttgcatgcatgcggaggcaccttcggcccccgaacgtggcctggccagccactataaaagggacccttagccgaaatgggcgaggttttctcccattttcggccacaacaagcttccgatctccctctcctcaaatcttgtgttctttcactagatctcctccatctttcttgagttttaaacccacattgcaagttttaagctttaaaggcaagttttggagctttggaaactcaggagctctcgtacttggatctccgagttgagtcgtctctttctcgatcttcaagaggtaagagccgatcttaagctcaatgtatgttttaaatgagtttcatgaagttttaaggggtagagaagcatgttagagttagttgagcatatgttaggtttatgtgatttttttgaacaatgtggcttgcttgatgtgtgtttgaagtgttgtagttggggcatatgtttgtatgaggccactaggaactggtatgatgtgtatgcatgagtagaatcaagtttatgcaggttttggggcgttttggaggctgtggacacaagggagccaagtttctgcccttcggcagaaactcaggttcggccgccgaagtgactttcggccgccgaacccccttgtggaggcagtttcggctgccgaagcctgcccccgaaactcaaggttcgtctctgtctgggaggttcggccgccgaaagtgccgccgaacctgcatgactttcggctgcagagggactttcggccgccgaacctgccgccgaaagtgccctgttcagccatttcttgcatgttttcatgtgatgttttcaggatgttttagggggtttttggggagcttttcagagtcacgttcatgtatgtttggtgcctcatttgagtccacctgtgtaggttcggacccgaggaaccgagacccccggttgtgagatagttgttcagagttcgttgtcaagcttcagttaccaggtgagtggaacaaccccttaagctttaaagtaaatgaataaatgaatgaatcataaagcattgcccatgcatcattatgccatgcaatattaggttgcttgcattagaatgcacgaatatgttgcattgcataatttgttgttgatgtggatgaacattgaatgatccattagccctcgtatgacatgatagcctatgtgagtccaggtgtgcctgctacggctctacgcccctggcactatgattgatgatggaagtccgggtgtgcctgctacggctctacgcccccggcatgtataagtaagaaagataggggctaaatggtgacaagttcatccttgttgtgaaatgtttgtgttatgacgcatacatgaaagcatgaataagaaaaagttaaataataataaaatgaataataatatacctaaaaatggaggaattaaaacaaatgtttttagtttctgctcactgggcttttagctcaccccactcccattatccccagagttgcaggtacaggagagatcaagaagtcagctagagtgaagtcaagtcatatgtatgtaatagctagagtatgtggacatgacatatgataagaatgtaatgtaaggtttgaacagttatgttatgtaactatgttattgaggatagatttgtgcttgaccatagtatatgttaatcccttggtatgtacatgatcttattttatgatgtatatgtgaaccaactcaacacagattatattttgcctttgaggctttgatgaaatcccacagagggattaatgtttatgtatatgatgaatacagtgcatgcacaggttgagtttggtgtatgaagcaaaagaaaagttttaattcttatgtatgtttgttgatcatgtatgggattaaacaggtaaacaggatgtatgtaggcttgctacgggtcccggcggccttaagccgatctggatcctagcgccggtaacgggtcggatttccgggtcgttacatctgcCTTTCTTTAAGAAGCTAAGGAAAGTCTCGAACTTTGAATAGACGAAAAATTGTCAGGAGGCCTTCAATAGCCTCAAAGAATATCTCAGCTCTCCACACATACTCAGCAGTCCCTTGGCAGGAGAAGAGGAGTACTACTAAGAGAAGAGACATGGATCTAGAAACCCGTCTTCTATGTCAGCAAAGTACTTAAAGACGCTGAGGTAAGGTATATGAATATAGAGAAATTGACATTTGCTTTGTTGTTGGCAATGAGGAAGTTCAAGATGTATCTGGAAGACCACCGGGGAGTAATTAGCCTTTGAAAAAGATCTTACATAGGCCTgaaacttcaggtcggatgctCACATGGTCGGTAGAAATCAGCATGTATTACCTCATTTACTGACCTCGAACAGTAATCAAAGCCCAACCCTATTCAGAGTCTTAGAAGCCATGAGAAAGAGAGCTGTTGTTGGAAAATTAACACCGATCTGAGAAACCACGGGAAAGAATCTCCAAAATCACCATACCAGGAGTATACAAAATCGAAGATTTGCAGGGAAACCCAAATCTTACGCTTAGAACATCCGGCACTTAAAAAACGTACTTTCCATAAAGATGTACAATGTAAACTGCtgtattgaaaatataaataaaattattttttttacttccaAAATACCTCTGAGCAGATGATGAAATCCTCAATAAGGTGAGTGACTAATCTTGAAAATAAGACTGCCGGTACCATAAAACCGATTAGAAGACAAAACCCTTAATGAGGTAGGTAACTGGTCTTGAAAATAAGACCGTTGACATCACAAAACCGGTTGAAAATACAAAGCCCTTAATTAGATAGGTAACCGATCTCGAAAATAAAATTGACTGCACCACTGCAAAACCGATTGAGAAGATAAAATCCCGAATAAAGTAGGTGACAGATCTCGAAAATAAGACCACTGACACTATAAAattgattgaaaaaataaaatcctaaatGAGATAGATGaccgattttaaaaataagattatTGACACCACACACAAAATCGATcaaattgaagaataaaaaaaataaaagctcTGCCAGCCTTTCACACAAAGGGCCGCATGcaccatttttatttttttaaaaaataaaaaagaagttgCGACGCTTTCAAGTGCGGTAGCATCTTATGCTTGTTTGTTCACTCCTTTATCGGCAGTGAAAGCCCCTATTCCATAAAATCTTTTAGTTCCCTCCCcacatttatttcttttttacactcattttataaaaaccccTTCAACTTGCAAGCAATTTTGAAAACGCTAAAGCTGCATGATTCCCATTTCTCTTTTACAGGGACAATAATATCAACCCATGTAAAGTTGAATGGCTAACCTTTTATTTGAACAGACTGCTAATAGATTCTGATCTTACAATCTTATTAAAAAGAAAGATTCTGTTAACTTCAATTTAAGCATAGTTTCACGAAATGGTAGTAGACAAAACAATTACATAGCTTTCATTCTTTGTCCACGCTGTTGAACACCAAGAAATACCATGGCTGATAATTGGCAGCATATGAAGCCTTCTTACCGCAGAAACAAGTCACAACTAGGCCTTAAAACCACTCAAGCAGATGCCAGACACAATCAGATACAATATCTGCAGTCCTTAAAAGTGGCAGAAAATGAAAAAGATGTCAAAAAAGAAGTTATATTCCATTTAATTCGTCAAAtataaaatccatagctatgttacAACAGGATAGTTACGTTCAAGTTCACATGAAAATGTCAAAAACTAAATATTCTCAGCAACAAAACTTGATGAGGAGACTGAAATACAAACATACTTAAGGGTCTTTCAGATGTCTAACTAGTACAACCTAGTATAGCTTCTCAAAGGTAAAAGAATTGACCAATGTTTTCAAAAAAAGTTGCATCCTTAGTAATTTGTATTCTGGATTGCAATTTCCATATGCCAGAAAGTTAGTGATTTGGAATAATAAGGCCTTGTTTAGTTGTGGAAAACAAGGCTTATTTTCCAGGAAACTAGAAAATGGAAATTAGGGTTTAGTAATAGAAATTCTCCAAATGAATTAGACAAATTATGTAACTTAAAACTAAACTCTAGAATACTACTTTACATTGATTTCCACTAAAAAAATGGTCTATTTCTCAAAACGGAAAACAGTTTTCTACTTTTGCTCTATTTTGGGCCTTTGCCGAATGATAATAATAGGATCAAATCCCAGCAACAACATTCAAGGCATTTTTTTTGACAAAGTATTCTTATTCTGTATATGCTGCAATGATCACATTTAGTTTAGGTATCAATAAACTTGGGATGTTTTTTTTCATTTCCTAAAAAAAATGGCTGCTGGGGTTCCAAAAACAGCATACATTCTTATTCTGTATATGTTACTATAAGTTTTTGaatttagattaattatttttgttcAAATAAAAGGCTTAGACAACACATCTCTAAATGCTATTCTTACTTTCTTAGTCTTTGTATTCTTCATGatgaatcccacatcgatttTGGAAAAGGGttatgtgccccttatatgagccataggTAATCCTCCcctttgagctagcttttggggtgagttaggtctaacccaaatttaacatggcaTCAGAGCCTCTTATCTGATGTTGGGCCTCCCATGAATATGTTACGCATcagtaaaattctgggcgtgagggggtgtgttgaatcctacATCGATTGTGGAAAGAGTAacgtgccccttatatgagccatagataatcctcccccttgagctagtttttggggtgagttaggtctgacccaaatttaacacttCATAATGATTCttactaatatataatttgTTTCAATTTTGAGTAttctatcaaattaaattttataatggacatgatcgtctctgagtttaaaatttaactttaaatagctaatttttaaatttaatagtacTCATTTAATacaaaatcttaataaaatattaaatagctTAAAGGAAGACAACTAATCATAAATATGTATTTTTCTAGTTTTccatttggaaaaaaaaaaaaaaaaaagaaaatcggAAAAATAGGTTATGGAAaggaaaattaaaatgaaaatagaaaatGTTTTCTATAACTAAACAAATCTAAATTAGCATTCTATAAGTAGAGAACGAAACGATCTCAATCATACAAATATCaaataatgttttaagtaattaCAATTACTATGCCATaaattttggtatttttaatattttttatgataatgaaGCAGTTAACATAGTATTTTCTTATTGAAAAGATCATATTGgatctatttattaattttactatagTAGAAAATGTTGTGTTTATCTATTCTAATTCAATATATACTATTTTTTCTACATTCCATTACATTTCCAATATGGATAATTTATTTCAATCAGACTAGGCAATCTAAAAAGAAACCTATACCAAATTTCTAAACAAGGACATTTCACGTTATTGTTTTCATTCAGGTACCAGGGTGATTCACACTGTGGACAACCTCTCAGCttgattgaaaatttaattgatttgatCCCATGTGCAAATGACAGCTTatgcaaaacagaaaataagcaGGAAGCAAGATGGCTTCATTGATCACATTGAGTGGTATATATACAGCTGGAGTAAATGAGAAACATGCGTgaaagaagacaaaagaaaaacaaacttTCCCGCCTATCAACTACCAAATGAAAACTTAATGAAACGGTGCGCGgcatttctttcttttctctgaaACAAAAAGCAGTGTTGTTTCATTAATCCAAATGCACCGCATCAATAAGCCAACAAAAATAGAAACACTTTTAGATCTAAAACTAGTGGTAAAATTTGATACAAGACATCCACATAAAGCAACAACTTTTGCTCCACATTCTCTTTCACAACATCACATGCATAACTAGCAACTGCTTAATTTAGACACTTTTACAAAACCACAAAGCAATGTGTTCATGAGTTGCACATAAAAACAAGAGAGTTAATCACATTGTCGAAACTAATAAATATAGGTTCACAGTAAAATCAGGAGTTATGTAATCAAGAGTCTTGCTATCAGAAATACAAAGTGAACATTTTCCATATATGTTTTAAAAGCATTAAAATGACAATAATGTGATGAAAAAACCAAAAAGTTTATGAGAACAGATGCAATATGGAGTTAAAATTAATACCAAGAGAAATGAGCATATCAGCCCACATGCAGATCATCATCATCTAGAGCGTCGATTTGTATAGGTCCCTTGAGACCACTTGTATTATCACCAAGAAGCTCACGTGCTGCTTTTTCAAGAAATTCTGAAGTAGCAGTTTGGACTGaatgtttttcacatgattGATATTTCCTCTTCTTTTGTATTTTTCTCTCCAAATACTTTATCCTGGTTCCTTCTCCTTTACTGATATCTCTCATACTTTTCTTCTGTTCTGCATGGTGGAACTAGTTTCAAATAACATAGGCATTAAACCCAAGCCAATAGCAATTAACATTTAGAAAGGGACAGATTACATACCAGGGGTAAGGTCAGGCAAAGAATGTTCAATGAAACGGGTTGCAGCCTGGTAATTTAAGGTGGTGGAAGGTCGCAACGGTGCTTCAGGAACAAATTCAGACTTGTTTGATCAGTAAGAACGTACTACTAAAAGCCTAAACTCGTCATCAGGGACTAAGACTTACTCAGCACAATAACCTTCCAATATGCAGATAAAAAGTTTCTTAACCTAGACTACTAGATAGCAGTTAAAAATACAGGTTGCATGaataacaacacaaatccaagggAAAATGAGTACCTTTACTCAAATCTATGGACTGTTCAAGCTTCTCTTGGTACAAATTCAACCTCTCCTACAGATGATAAACCCAAAGAGCAGATTTTTGGTGAAACACATAAATATAATATCTAATTCATAAGCTCTTTCTACTCTTATA is a window from the Manihot esculenta cultivar AM560-2 chromosome 16, M.esculenta_v8, whole genome shotgun sequence genome containing:
- the LOC110603665 gene encoding nuclear nucleic acid-binding protein C1D, which codes for MDQRESSSLVPEPVLDSAKTTLADLEQVEIHLLQFLSQYDPEDLAEMPPLQRAHSLFLLAKATTILFALRLRCSGIDPDEHPVKTELERLNLYQEKLEQSIDLSKAPLRPSTTLNYQAATRFIEHSLPDLTPEQKKSMRDISKGEGTRIKYLERKIQKKRKYQSCEKHSVQTATSEFLEKAARELLGDNTSGLKGPIQIDALDDDDLHVG